A single Lolium perenne isolate Kyuss_39 chromosome 6, Kyuss_2.0, whole genome shotgun sequence DNA region contains:
- the LOC127305236 gene encoding uncharacterized protein isoform X4 yields the protein MALRRINPTKKPLLHLPRPFSSLSSSNPPFPPPPPPQSDDTDASPPPPPPNSGEPPQRPSSFSDLREQRRAAAESLDNIRRYLEHSRAASRIPGGAPLTLPLFSPPAARNPNADGAKPCAFDFTILSKGLRKIRQQQKQPPKEFPSATSDSIFAKERAGAEAEDPDPPRPTRQAAMSLRREQDLSELGGRTGLPESSTAGREATDGEIFMGRTHKQRGPELGDKTLPESSK from the exons atgGCGCTCCGCCGGATCAACCCGACCAAGAAGCCCCTCCTCCATCTCCCCCGCCCCTTCTCCTCGTTGTCGTCCTCCAACCCCCccttccctcctcctccaccgccgcagtCCGACGACACCGACGCCTCCCCGCCCCCTCCGCCCCCGAACAGCGGCGAGCCCCCGCAGAGGCCCTCATCCTTCAGCGACCTCCGCGAACAGCGGCGAGCCGCCGCCGAGTCCCTCGACAACATCCGGCGCTACCTCGAGCACTCCCGCGCCGCGTCCCGGATCCCCGGCGGCGCCCCGTTGACGCTGCCCCTCTTCTCCCCCCCGGCGGCTCGCAACCCCAACGCTGACGGCGCCAAGCCGTGCGCCTTCGACTTCACCATCCTCAGCAAGGGCCTCCGGAAGATCCGGCAGCAGCAGAAGCAGCCGCCCAAGGAGTTCCCCTCAGCAACTTCAGACAGCATCTTCGCCAAGGAGAGAGCCGGGGCAGAGGCGGAAGATCCGGACCCTCCCCGTCCCACCAGGCAAGCCGCGATGTCCCTGAGACGAGAACAAGACTTATCAGAA TTGGGCGGCAGGACCGGACTACCAGAATCATCCACGGCAGGAAGAGAAGCTACTGACGGTGAGATTTTCATGG GAAGAACACACAAGCAGAGAGGACCTGAATTGGGGGATAAAACTCTTCCAGAAAGTAGCAAGTGA
- the LOC127305236 gene encoding uncharacterized protein isoform X3 produces the protein MALRRINPTKKPLLHLPRPFSSLSSSNPPFPPPPPPQSDDTDASPPPPPPNSGEPPQRPSSFSDLREQRRAAAESLDNIRRYLEHSRAASRIPGGAPLTLPLFSPPAARNPNADGAKPCAFDFTILSKGLRKIRQQQKQPPKEFPSATSDSIFAKERAGAEAEDPDPPRPTRQAAMSLRREQDLSEVLGGRTGLPESSTAGREATDGEIFMGRTHKQRGPELGDKTLPESSK, from the exons atgGCGCTCCGCCGGATCAACCCGACCAAGAAGCCCCTCCTCCATCTCCCCCGCCCCTTCTCCTCGTTGTCGTCCTCCAACCCCCccttccctcctcctccaccgccgcagtCCGACGACACCGACGCCTCCCCGCCCCCTCCGCCCCCGAACAGCGGCGAGCCCCCGCAGAGGCCCTCATCCTTCAGCGACCTCCGCGAACAGCGGCGAGCCGCCGCCGAGTCCCTCGACAACATCCGGCGCTACCTCGAGCACTCCCGCGCCGCGTCCCGGATCCCCGGCGGCGCCCCGTTGACGCTGCCCCTCTTCTCCCCCCCGGCGGCTCGCAACCCCAACGCTGACGGCGCCAAGCCGTGCGCCTTCGACTTCACCATCCTCAGCAAGGGCCTCCGGAAGATCCGGCAGCAGCAGAAGCAGCCGCCCAAGGAGTTCCCCTCAGCAACTTCAGACAGCATCTTCGCCAAGGAGAGAGCCGGGGCAGAGGCGGAAGATCCGGACCCTCCCCGTCCCACCAGGCAAGCCGCGATGTCCCTGAGACGAGAACAAGACTTATCAGAAGTA TTGGGCGGCAGGACCGGACTACCAGAATCATCCACGGCAGGAAGAGAAGCTACTGACGGTGAGATTTTCATGG GAAGAACACACAAGCAGAGAGGACCTGAATTGGGGGATAAAACTCTTCCAGAAAGTAGCAAGTGA
- the LOC127305236 gene encoding uncharacterized protein isoform X1, with protein MALRRINPTKKPLLHLPRPFSSLSSSNPPFPPPPPPQSDDTDASPPPPPPNSGEPPQRPSSFSDLREQRRAAAESLDNIRRYLEHSRAASRIPGGAPLTLPLFSPPAARNPNADGAKPCAFDFTILSKGLRKIRQQQKQPPKEFPSATSDSIFAKERAGAEAEDPDPPRPTRQAAMSLRREQDLSEVLGGRTGLPESSTAGREATDGELHEPKDTFRDFYFLHLSLLVVRWPLQEEHTSREDLNWGIKLFQKVASEVV; from the exons atgGCGCTCCGCCGGATCAACCCGACCAAGAAGCCCCTCCTCCATCTCCCCCGCCCCTTCTCCTCGTTGTCGTCCTCCAACCCCCccttccctcctcctccaccgccgcagtCCGACGACACCGACGCCTCCCCGCCCCCTCCGCCCCCGAACAGCGGCGAGCCCCCGCAGAGGCCCTCATCCTTCAGCGACCTCCGCGAACAGCGGCGAGCCGCCGCCGAGTCCCTCGACAACATCCGGCGCTACCTCGAGCACTCCCGCGCCGCGTCCCGGATCCCCGGCGGCGCCCCGTTGACGCTGCCCCTCTTCTCCCCCCCGGCGGCTCGCAACCCCAACGCTGACGGCGCCAAGCCGTGCGCCTTCGACTTCACCATCCTCAGCAAGGGCCTCCGGAAGATCCGGCAGCAGCAGAAGCAGCCGCCCAAGGAGTTCCCCTCAGCAACTTCAGACAGCATCTTCGCCAAGGAGAGAGCCGGGGCAGAGGCGGAAGATCCGGACCCTCCCCGTCCCACCAGGCAAGCCGCGATGTCCCTGAGACGAGAACAAGACTTATCAGAAGTA TTGGGCGGCAGGACCGGACTACCAGAATCATCCACGGCAGGAAGAGAAGCTACTGACG GAGAACTACATGAGCCAAAGGACACTTTCCGAGATTTTTATTTCCTTCATCTATCTCTCTTGGTGGTGCGATGGCCTTTGCAGGAAGAACACACAAGCAGAGAGGACCTGAATTGGGGGATAAAACTCTTCCAGAAAGTAGCAAGTGAGGTGGTCTGA
- the LOC127305236 gene encoding uncharacterized protein isoform X2 — protein sequence MALRRINPTKKPLLHLPRPFSSLSSSNPPFPPPPPPQSDDTDASPPPPPPNSGEPPQRPSSFSDLREQRRAAAESLDNIRRYLEHSRAASRIPGGAPLTLPLFSPPAARNPNADGAKPCAFDFTILSKGLRKIRQQQKQPPKEFPSATSDSIFAKERAGAEAEDPDPPRPTRQAAMSLRREQDLSELGGRTGLPESSTAGREATDGELHEPKDTFRDFYFLHLSLLVVRWPLQEEHTSREDLNWGIKLFQKVASEVV from the exons atgGCGCTCCGCCGGATCAACCCGACCAAGAAGCCCCTCCTCCATCTCCCCCGCCCCTTCTCCTCGTTGTCGTCCTCCAACCCCCccttccctcctcctccaccgccgcagtCCGACGACACCGACGCCTCCCCGCCCCCTCCGCCCCCGAACAGCGGCGAGCCCCCGCAGAGGCCCTCATCCTTCAGCGACCTCCGCGAACAGCGGCGAGCCGCCGCCGAGTCCCTCGACAACATCCGGCGCTACCTCGAGCACTCCCGCGCCGCGTCCCGGATCCCCGGCGGCGCCCCGTTGACGCTGCCCCTCTTCTCCCCCCCGGCGGCTCGCAACCCCAACGCTGACGGCGCCAAGCCGTGCGCCTTCGACTTCACCATCCTCAGCAAGGGCCTCCGGAAGATCCGGCAGCAGCAGAAGCAGCCGCCCAAGGAGTTCCCCTCAGCAACTTCAGACAGCATCTTCGCCAAGGAGAGAGCCGGGGCAGAGGCGGAAGATCCGGACCCTCCCCGTCCCACCAGGCAAGCCGCGATGTCCCTGAGACGAGAACAAGACTTATCAGAA TTGGGCGGCAGGACCGGACTACCAGAATCATCCACGGCAGGAAGAGAAGCTACTGACG GAGAACTACATGAGCCAAAGGACACTTTCCGAGATTTTTATTTCCTTCATCTATCTCTCTTGGTGGTGCGATGGCCTTTGCAGGAAGAACACACAAGCAGAGAGGACCTGAATTGGGGGATAAAACTCTTCCAGAAAGTAGCAAGTGAGGTGGTCTGA
- the LOC127305236 gene encoding uncharacterized protein isoform X6 has protein sequence MALRRINPTKKPLLHLPRPFSSLSSSNPPFPPPPPPQSDDTDASPPPPPPNSGEPPQRPSSFSDLREQRRAAAESLDNIRRYLEHSRAASRIPGGAPLTLPLFSPPAARNPNADGAKPCAFDFTILSKGLRKIRQQQKQPPKEFPSATSDSIFAKERAGAEAEDPDPPRPTRQAAMSLRREQDLSELGGRTGLPESSTAGREATDGRTHKQRGPELGDKTLPESSK, from the exons atgGCGCTCCGCCGGATCAACCCGACCAAGAAGCCCCTCCTCCATCTCCCCCGCCCCTTCTCCTCGTTGTCGTCCTCCAACCCCCccttccctcctcctccaccgccgcagtCCGACGACACCGACGCCTCCCCGCCCCCTCCGCCCCCGAACAGCGGCGAGCCCCCGCAGAGGCCCTCATCCTTCAGCGACCTCCGCGAACAGCGGCGAGCCGCCGCCGAGTCCCTCGACAACATCCGGCGCTACCTCGAGCACTCCCGCGCCGCGTCCCGGATCCCCGGCGGCGCCCCGTTGACGCTGCCCCTCTTCTCCCCCCCGGCGGCTCGCAACCCCAACGCTGACGGCGCCAAGCCGTGCGCCTTCGACTTCACCATCCTCAGCAAGGGCCTCCGGAAGATCCGGCAGCAGCAGAAGCAGCCGCCCAAGGAGTTCCCCTCAGCAACTTCAGACAGCATCTTCGCCAAGGAGAGAGCCGGGGCAGAGGCGGAAGATCCGGACCCTCCCCGTCCCACCAGGCAAGCCGCGATGTCCCTGAGACGAGAACAAGACTTATCAGAA TTGGGCGGCAGGACCGGACTACCAGAATCATCCACGGCAGGAAGAGAAGCTACTGACG GAAGAACACACAAGCAGAGAGGACCTGAATTGGGGGATAAAACTCTTCCAGAAAGTAGCAAGTGA
- the LOC127305236 gene encoding uncharacterized protein isoform X5 → MALRRINPTKKPLLHLPRPFSSLSSSNPPFPPPPPPQSDDTDASPPPPPPNSGEPPQRPSSFSDLREQRRAAAESLDNIRRYLEHSRAASRIPGGAPLTLPLFSPPAARNPNADGAKPCAFDFTILSKGLRKIRQQQKQPPKEFPSATSDSIFAKERAGAEAEDPDPPRPTRQAAMSLRREQDLSEVLGGRTGLPESSTAGREATDGRTHKQRGPELGDKTLPESSK, encoded by the exons atgGCGCTCCGCCGGATCAACCCGACCAAGAAGCCCCTCCTCCATCTCCCCCGCCCCTTCTCCTCGTTGTCGTCCTCCAACCCCCccttccctcctcctccaccgccgcagtCCGACGACACCGACGCCTCCCCGCCCCCTCCGCCCCCGAACAGCGGCGAGCCCCCGCAGAGGCCCTCATCCTTCAGCGACCTCCGCGAACAGCGGCGAGCCGCCGCCGAGTCCCTCGACAACATCCGGCGCTACCTCGAGCACTCCCGCGCCGCGTCCCGGATCCCCGGCGGCGCCCCGTTGACGCTGCCCCTCTTCTCCCCCCCGGCGGCTCGCAACCCCAACGCTGACGGCGCCAAGCCGTGCGCCTTCGACTTCACCATCCTCAGCAAGGGCCTCCGGAAGATCCGGCAGCAGCAGAAGCAGCCGCCCAAGGAGTTCCCCTCAGCAACTTCAGACAGCATCTTCGCCAAGGAGAGAGCCGGGGCAGAGGCGGAAGATCCGGACCCTCCCCGTCCCACCAGGCAAGCCGCGATGTCCCTGAGACGAGAACAAGACTTATCAGAAGTA TTGGGCGGCAGGACCGGACTACCAGAATCATCCACGGCAGGAAGAGAAGCTACTGACG GAAGAACACACAAGCAGAGAGGACCTGAATTGGGGGATAAAACTCTTCCAGAAAGTAGCAAGTGA
- the LOC127305239 gene encoding uncharacterized protein — MALRLINPTKKPLLHLPRPFSSSSSSNPPFPPPPPPHSDDPDASPRSSPPNSGEPPQRPSLFSDLRERLRSSPAPPPPRRIPTNPPRSAAAPAVPLEDIRRSLENYRAASRNPGGAAPSTPPPFSSGGGGTPSFQDLLRSSGPPAARPPNADGAKPFDFTALREGLRKIDPRQQQKQQPKEFLSATSNGIFAKERAGTEADDPDAAVMLYKTYTYEALGKELQELRPPGAGKDGKDWFSLQELQGRIAKLAAKDKDTRLGGQFGALKQSIRSIAKTDKQKAIRNMGGMFSIANLTGNPIPEYLSQPPQEELLERYFHPDHMSGEEKMKLELQKVRDEFKMSENDCGSARVQIAQLTLKIKHLSSVLHKKDKHSRKGLQDMVQRRKKYLKYLRRTDWDSYCMVLSKLGLRDIPEYKAPDYKKTQPTKAKSKKSKRKRKMKT; from the exons atggcgcTCCGCCTGATCAACCCGACCAAGAAGCCCCTCCTCCATCTCCCCCGCCCcttctcctcgtcctcctcctccaaccCTCccttccctcctcctccaccgccgcactCCGACGACCCCGACGCCTCCCCCCGCTCCTCGCCCCCGAACAGCGGCGAGCCCCCGCAGAGACCCTCGCTCTTCAGCGACCTCCGCGAGCGCCTGCGGTCGTCCCCGGCGCCGCCCCCACCGCGGCGGATCCCGACCAACCCGCCCCGTTCCGCCGCGGCCCCCGCCGTGCCCCTCGAGGACATCCGGCGCAGCCTCGAGAACTACCGCGCCGCCTCCCGGAACCCCGGGGGCGCCGCCCCGTCGACGCCGCCCCCCTTCTCCAGCGGCGGCGGGGGCACCCCGTCGTTCCAGGACCTGCTCAGGAGCAGCGGCCCCCCGGCGGCCCGTCCCCCCAACGCCGACGGCGCCAAGCCTTTCGACTTCACCGCCCTCCGCGAGGGCCTCCGGAAGATCGACCCGCGGCAGCAGCAGAAGCAGCAGCCCAAGGAGTTCCTCTCAGCGACGTCAAATGGCATCTTCGCCAAGGAGAGAGCCGGGACAGAGGCGGACGATCCGGACGCCGCCGTCATGCTCTACAAGACCTACACCTACGAAGCCCTCGGGAAGGAGCTCCAGGAGCTGCGGCCGCCGGGCGCGGGGAAGGACGGCAAGGACTGGTTCTCGCTCCAGGAGCTGCAAGGCCGGATCGCCAAGCTGGCCGCCAAGGACAAGGACACGCGGCTGGGTGGCCAGTTCGGTGCTTTGAAGCAGAGCATTAGGAGCATCGCGAAAACCGATAAGCAGAAGGCCATCAGAAACA TGGGTGGAATGTTTTCGATTGCAAACCTTACTGGGAACCCGATACCGGAGTACCTGAGTCAACCACCCCAGGAGGAGTTGCTAGAGAGG TATTTCCATCCCGACCACATGTCAGGCGAAGAGAAGATGAAATTGGAGCTTCAGAAGGTGAGGGACGAGTTCAAGATGTCCGAGAACGACTGTGGTTCTGCAAGAGTCCAAA TAGCGCAATTAACACTAAAAATCAAGCATCTGTCATCTGTTTTACACAAAAAG GACAAGCATTCTAGGAAGGGTCTTCAGGATATGGTTCAAAGGAGGAAGAAATATCTCAAGTACCTACGGCGAACTGACTGGGACTCGTACTGCATGGTCCTCTCGAAGCTGGGGCTCCGCGACATACCTGAGTACAAAGCGCCTGACTACAAGAAGACCCAGCCTACCAAGGCCAAGTCTaagaagagcaagaggaagagaAAGATGAAGACGTAG